A stretch of the Dioscorea cayenensis subsp. rotundata cultivar TDr96_F1 chromosome 4, TDr96_F1_v2_PseudoChromosome.rev07_lg8_w22 25.fasta, whole genome shotgun sequence genome encodes the following:
- the LOC120259207 gene encoding F-box protein At5g07610-like, whose protein sequence is METLSADILIEILTKLPPKSLFRLSSVSKQWQSLISDKYLKNKLPLMLSGVYHLSHSAKASSTVDKPRFACFSENGFEDMSLGFFPFNHISSIIDCCHGLLLCYSSVNDLYYVCNPILKTWFQLPKVEKRSKLTILAFDPCHSMQYKAVCFTAWRAQGAEVEVYSSETGIWTSCLLHFGVDTDKMSATIRYFDGVLYVLALPRSVVGVNLETMSCHRIELPEKVRLDGCIGKSCGQLHYCSKNGKQINIWVMMDSNWRLKHSISVQSEMVKFSAFHPELEIVYLWMPGKIISYDLVNKRFDDVCEFGSEMKDAYLIQMWLYPFFTW, encoded by the coding sequence ATGGAAACACTCAGTGCTGACATTCTCATAGAGATACTCACTAAACTCCCTCCCAAATCCTTGTTCAGATTGAGCTCTGTCTCAAAACAATGGCAGAGTTTGATCTCTGACAAGTACCTGAAAAACAAGCTCCCTTTGATGCTCTCTGGAGTTTATCACTTGTCTCACAGTGCAAAAGCAAGTAGTACTGTTGACAAGCCAAGGTTTGCATGTTTTTCTGAAAATGGTTTTGAGGACATGAGTCTTGGGTTTTTCCCATTCAATCACATCTCAAGTATCATTGATTGTTGTCATGGTTTGCTGCTTTGTTACTCTTCAGTGAATGATTTGTATTATGTTTGTAATCCAATCTTGAAGACATGGTTTCAACTGCCAAAGGTTGAAAAGAGAAGCAAGTTAACAATTTTAGCTTTTGATCCTTGTCATTCAATGCAATACAAAGCTGTTTGTTTTACTGCATGGAGAGCACAGGGTGCAGAGGTTGAGGTTTATTCTTCAGAGACTGGAATATGGACATCTTGTTTGCTGCATTTCGGTGTTGACACCGATAAAATGTCGGCTACAATTCGATACTTTGATGGTGTTCTTTATGTTCTTGCACTTCCCCGGTCTGTCGTCGGTGTTAATCTTGAGACGATGAGTTGTCACCGTATTGAATTGCCGGAGAAGGTGAGGCTTGATGGTTGTATTGGTAAGTCTTGTGGACAGCTTCATTACTGCAGTAAAAATGGAAAACAGATAAATATTTGGGTGATGATGGATAGCAATTGGAGGTTGAAACACAGCATTAGTGTTCAATCAGAGATGGTTAAATTTTCCGCTTTTCATCCAGAGTTAGAGATTGTTTATCTATGGATGCCGGGAAAAATCATCTCTTATGATTTGGTGAACAAAAGGTTTGATGATGTTTGTGAATTTGGTTCAGAGATGAAGGATGCTTATCTTATTCAGATGTGGTTGTATCCTTTCTTTACATGGTAA